One Lampris incognitus isolate fLamInc1 chromosome 18, fLamInc1.hap2, whole genome shotgun sequence genomic region harbors:
- the polr1f gene encoding DNA-directed RNA polymerase I subunit RPA43, with protein MDESKAPRREPEPSLIPTFAEASRLVSAPYSCLVVAAHRRHVALPPMYVKKKKTGIQEQLNTELLRYSERLQGVPLAFDCIKLLSGHGAIYDDNGYIHIDIEVNFVVFQPSRGKELMGKVNKIGVSHVGCLVHGCFNASIPKPSLVSVETWRDAAPKMGTDLKFEVLQIDADAAGVLLIRGQLDRTRVQELLAIGESLESSVPTDHLQPPGAESSPDNTSKKKKKKKDKCKVKDEEFIIPTYQPDSCATLELNGSAGDANSENVDEKRKEKKKKEKQPKEETEEVELSLMEVHTSDSSGYHSDRLRKKRKKETGSDERCLNDDSAIPKSKKKRKSEIQQFA; from the exons ATGGACGAGTCCAAGGCTCCGCGCAGAGAGCCGGAGCCGTCCCTGATTCCCACCTTCGCGGAGGCCTCCCGTTTGGTGTCAGCGCCCTACTCGTGTCTGGTGGTGGCCGCGCACAGGCGACATGTcgcgctgccaccaatgtatgTGAAAAAGAAGAAGACCGGCATCCAGGAGCAGCTGAACACGGAGCTGCTCAGATACTCCGAAAG ACTTCAAGGGGTGCCCTTGGCGTTTGACTGCATCAAGCTACTGAGCGGCCACGGAGCTATCTACGACGACAACGGCTACATCCACATTGACATAGAGGTTAACTTTGTTGTCTTCCAGCCCAGCCGAGGAAAGGAACTAATG GGAAAGGTGAATAAGATTGGTGTGAGCCATGTGGGCTGTCTAGTGCACGGCTGCTTCAACGCCAGTATCCCCAAGCCCAGCCTTGTCTCTGTGGAGACCTGGCGGGATGCAGCTCCCAAGATGGGGACTGATTTGAAGTTTGAGGTGTTGCAGATCGATGCTGACGCAGCAGGAGTACTGCTGATCCGAGGACAGCTGGACAGAACCAG GGTCCAAGAGCTGCTGGCTATAGGTGAAAGCTTAGAGTCCAGCGTTCCCACAGACCATCTACAGCCTCCGGGCGCAGAGTCGAGCCCTGACAACAcctccaagaagaagaagaagaaaaaggacaaATGCAAAGTGAAGGACGAGGAGTTCATTATACCCACATACCAGCCGGACAGCTGTGCCACGCTGGAGCTGAACGGGTCAGCGGGCGACGCAAACAGCGAAAACGTCGACgagaaaagaaaggagaaaaagaaaaaagagaaacagcccaaagaggagacagaggaggTGGAACTATCTCTCATGGAGGTCCATACCAGTGACTCTAGCGGTTACCACAGCGACAGgctgaggaagaagaggaagaaggaaaCGGGCAGCGATGAAAGATGTTTGAACGATGACTCGGCAATACCAAAATCGAAGAAGAAGCGGAAAAGTGAGATTCAGCAGTTTGCCTGA